A part of Periophthalmus magnuspinnatus isolate fPerMag1 chromosome 19, fPerMag1.2.pri, whole genome shotgun sequence genomic DNA contains:
- the vps25 gene encoding vacuolar protein-sorting-associated protein 25, whose product MSFEWPWQYNFPPFFTLQPNADTRQKQLAAWCSLTLSYCRHHKLYTLDVMEAQESPIFNNKKIERKLSMEAIQVVFEELRKKGNLDWLDKNKSRCLVMWRRPEEWGKLIYQWVSRNGMVNTVCTLYELSNGDDTENEEFHGLEEWMLLRSLQALQSEGKAELITMDDSKGVKFF is encoded by the exons ATGAGTTTTGAGTGGCCCTGGCAATATAATTTTCCTCCATTTTTTAC GCTACAGCCCAATGCTGACACAAGACAGAAGCAGCTGGCAGCATGGTGTTCCTTGACCCTGTCGTACTGCAGACATCACAAACTTTACACTCTGGATGTCATGGAAGCTCAGGAAAGCCCCATTTTCAACAACAAGAAGATAGAAC GTAAACTTTCTATGGAAGCCATTCAAGTTGTGTTTGAGGAATTAAGGAAAAAAG GGAATTTGGATTGGttggacaaaaacaaatctaGATGTTTAGTCATGTGGAGACGGCCAGAGGAATGGGGGAAGTTAATATACCAGTGG gtgTCCAGAAATGGAATGGTCAACACTGTTTGTACACTTTATGAACTGTCTAACGGGGATGACACAGAAAATGAAG AGTTTCATGGTCTGGAGGAGTGGATGCTGTTGCGATCATTGCAGGCCTTACAGTCCGAAGGCAAAGCTGAACTCATCACCATGGACGACAGCAAAGGGGTCAAATTCTTCTGA